A region of Homo sapiens chromosome 17, GRCh38.p14 Primary Assembly DNA encodes the following proteins:
- the TNFAIP1 gene encoding BTB/POZ domain-containing adapter for CUL3-mediated RhoA degradation protein 2 isoform X1 — MSGDTCLCPASGAKPKLSGFKGGGLGNKYVQLNVGGSLYYTTVRALTRHDTMLKAMFSGRMEVLTDKEGWILIDRCGKHFGTILNYLRDDTITLPQNRQEIKELMAEAKYYLIQGLVNMCQSALQDKKDSYQPVCNIPIITSLKEEERLIESSTKPVVKLLYNRSNNKYSYTSNSDDHLLKNIELFDKLSLRFNGRVLFIKDVIGDEICCWSFYGQGRKLAEVCCTSIVYATEKKQTKVWGIAPAWVGEDTHPLCGGRGRAVTSTEQKGHGLGSFFQTRWNSQRPESMRRHSTSYSMRLPASPTTPCWRPQAVAAARLPPVKMRRPLNCGTVSAASTSSATALTMTGSSATSLPIATDQTLRESGHGRPYLPSCGTRPIGHPMLLLPGSLL, encoded by the exons ATGTCGGGGGACACCtgcctgtgcccagcctcaggggCCAAGCCCAAGCTCAGTGGCTTCAAGGGAGGAGGGTTGGGCAACAAGTATGTCCAGCTCAACGTGGGCGGCTCTCTGTACTACACCACTGTGCGGGCCCTGACCCGCCACGACACCATGCTCAAGGCCATGTTCAGTGGGCGCATGGAGGTGCTGACCGACAAAGAAG GCTGGATCCTCATAGACCGTTGTGGAAAGCACTTTGGCACCATTTTGAATTACCTCCGAGATGACACCATCACCCTCCCTCAGAACCGGCAAGAAATCAAGGAATTGATGGCTGAAGCAAAGTATTACCTCATCCAGGGGCTGGTGAATATGTGCCAGAGTGCCCTGCAG GACAAGAAGGACTCCTACCAGCCTGTGTGCAACATCCCCATCATCACATCCCTAAAGGAGGAGGAGCGGCTCATCGAATCCTCCACCAAG CCCGTGGTGAAGCTGCTGTACAACAGAAGCAACAACAAGTATTCCTACACCAG CAACTCTGACGACCACCTGCTGAAAAACATCGAGCTGTTTGACAAGCTCTCCCTGCGCTTCAACGGCCGCGTGCTCTTCATCAAGGATGTCATTGGTGACGAGATCTGCTGCTGGTCCTTTTATGGCCAGGGCCGTAAGCTGGCAGAGGTGTGCTGTACCTCCATCGTGTATGCCACGGAGAAGAAGCAGACCAAGGTGTGGGGGATTGCCCCTGCCTGGGTAGGGGAGGACACACACCCACTGTGCGGGGGACGTGGTCGGGCTGTGACCAGCACGGAGCAAAAGGGGCATGGACTTGGCTCTTTTTTCCAAACACG GTGGAATTCCCAGAGGCCCGAATCTATGAGGAGACACTCAACGTCCTACTCTATGAGACTCCCCGCGTCCCCGACAACTCCTTGTTGGAGGCCACAAGCCGTAGCCGCAGCCAGGCTTCCCCCAGTGAAGATGAGGAGACCTTTGAACTGCGGGACCGTGTCCGCCGCATCCACGTCAAGCGCTACAGCACTTACGATGACCGGCAGCTCGGCCACCAGTCTACCCATCGCGACTGACCAGACCCTCAGGGAGTCAGGGCACGGGAGGCCCTATCTCCCATCCTGTGGAACCCGCCCCATTGGCCACCCCATGCTGCTGCTGCCTGGGTCTCTGCTCTAG
- the TNFAIP1 gene encoding BTB/POZ domain-containing adapter for CUL3-mediated RhoA degradation protein 2, which yields MSGDTCLCPASGAKPKLSGFKGGGLGNKYVQLNVGGSLYYTTVRALTRHDTMLKAMFSGRMEVLTDKEGWILIDRCGKHFGTILNYLRDDTITLPQNRQEIKELMAEAKYYLIQGLVNMCQSALQDKKDSYQPVCNIPIITSLKEEERLIESSTKPVVKLLYNRSNNKYSYTSNSDDHLLKNIELFDKLSLRFNGRVLFIKDVIGDEICCWSFYGQGRKLAEVCCTSIVYATEKKQTKVEFPEARIYEETLNVLLYETPRVPDNSLLEATSRSRSQASPSEDEETFELRDRVRRIHVKRYSTYDDRQLGHQSTHRD from the exons ATGTCGGGGGACACCtgcctgtgcccagcctcaggggCCAAGCCCAAGCTCAGTGGCTTCAAGGGAGGAGGGTTGGGCAACAAGTATGTCCAGCTCAACGTGGGCGGCTCTCTGTACTACACCACTGTGCGGGCCCTGACCCGCCACGACACCATGCTCAAGGCCATGTTCAGTGGGCGCATGGAGGTGCTGACCGACAAAGAAG GCTGGATCCTCATAGACCGTTGTGGAAAGCACTTTGGCACCATTTTGAATTACCTCCGAGATGACACCATCACCCTCCCTCAGAACCGGCAAGAAATCAAGGAATTGATGGCTGAAGCAAAGTATTACCTCATCCAGGGGCTGGTGAATATGTGCCAGAGTGCCCTGCAG GACAAGAAGGACTCCTACCAGCCTGTGTGCAACATCCCCATCATCACATCCCTAAAGGAGGAGGAGCGGCTCATCGAATCCTCCACCAAG CCCGTGGTGAAGCTGCTGTACAACAGAAGCAACAACAAGTATTCCTACACCAG CAACTCTGACGACCACCTGCTGAAAAACATCGAGCTGTTTGACAAGCTCTCCCTGCGCTTCAACGGCCGCGTGCTCTTCATCAAGGATGTCATTGGTGACGAGATCTGCTGCTGGTCCTTTTATGGCCAGGGCCGTAAGCTGGCAGAGGTGTGCTGTACCTCCATCGTGTATGCCACGGAGAAGAAGCAGACCAAG GTGGAATTCCCAGAGGCCCGAATCTATGAGGAGACACTCAACGTCCTACTCTATGAGACTCCCCGCGTCCCCGACAACTCCTTGTTGGAGGCCACAAGCCGTAGCCGCAGCCAGGCTTCCCCCAGTGAAGATGAGGAGACCTTTGAACTGCGGGACCGTGTCCGCCGCATCCACGTCAAGCGCTACAGCACTTACGATGACCGGCAGCTCGGCCACCAGTCTACCCATCGCGACTGA
- the POLDIP2 gene encoding polymerase delta-interacting protein 2 isoform 1 (isoform 1 is encoded by transcript variant 1) has protein sequence MAACTARRALAVGSRWWSRSLTGARWPRPLCAAAGAGAFSPASTTTTRRHLSSRNRPEGKVLETVGVFEVPKQNGKYETGQLFLHSIFGYRGVVLFPWQARLYDRDVASAAPEKAENPAGHGSKEVKGKTHTYYQVLIDARDCPHISQRSQTEAVTFLANHDDSRALYAIPGLDYVSHEDILPYTSTDQVPIQHELFERFLLYDQTKAPPFVARETLRAWQEKNHPWLELSDVHRETTENIRVTVIPFYMGMREAQNSHVYWWRYCIRLENLDSDVVQLRERHWRIFSLSGTLETVRGRGVVGREPVLSKEQPAFQYSSHVSLQASSGHMWGTFRFERPDGSHFDVRIPPFSLESNKDEKTPPSGLHW, from the exons ATGGCAGCCTGTACAGCCCGGCGGGCCCTGGCCGTGGGCAGCCGCTGGTGGTCCCGGTCGCTGACTGGGGCCCGGTGGCCAAGGCCGCTCTGTGCGGCGGCCGGAGCTGGAGCCTTCTCGCCAGCGTCGACCACGACGACGCGGAGGCACCTCTCGTCCCG AAACCGACCAGAGGGCAAAGTGTTGGAGACAGTTGGTGTGTTTGAGGTGCCAAAACAGAATGGAAAATATGAGACCGGGCAG CTTTTCCTTCATAGCATTTTTGGCTACCGAGGTGTCGTCCTGTTTCCCTGGCAGGCCAGACTGTATGACCGGGATGTGGCTTCTGCAGCTCCAGAAAA AGCAGAGAACCCTGCTGGCCATGGCtccaaggaggtgaaaggcaaAACTCACACTTACTATCAGGTGCTGATTGATGCTCGTGACTGCCCACATATA TCTCAGAGATCTCAGACAGAAGCTGTGACCTTCTTGGCTAACCATGATGACAGTCGGGCCCTCTATGCCATCCCAG GCTTGGACTATGTCAGCCATGAAGACATCCTCCCCTACACCTCCACTGATCAGGTTCCCATCCAACATGAACTCTTTGAAAGATTTCTTCTGTATGACCAGACAAAAG CACCTCCTTTTGTGGCTCGGGAGACGCTAAGGGCCTGGCAAGAGAAGAATCACCCCTGGCTGGAGCTCTCCGATGTTCATCGGGAAACAACTGAGAACATACGTGTCACTGTCATCCCCTTCTACATGGGCATGAGG GAagcccagaattcccacgtgtacTGG TGGCGCTACTGTATCCGTTTGGAGAACCTTGACAGTGATGTGGTACAGCTCCGGGAGCGGCACTGGAGGATATTCAGTCTCTCTGGCACCTTGGAGACAGTGCGAGGCCGAGGGGTAGTGGGCAGG GAACCAGTGTTATCCAAGGAGCAGCCTGCGTTCCAGTATAGCAGCCACGTCTCGCTGCAGGCTTCCAGTGGGCACATGTG GGGCACGTTCCGCTTTGAAAGACCTGATGGCTCCCACTTTGATGTTCGgattcctcccttctccctggaAAGCAATAAAGATGAGAAGACACCACCCTCAGGCCTTCACTGGTAG
- the POLDIP2 gene encoding polymerase delta-interacting protein 2 isoform 2 (isoform 2 is encoded by transcript variant 2) — MAACTARRALAVGSRWWSRSLTGARWPRPLCAAAGAGAFSPASTTTTRRHLSSRNRPEGKVLETVGVFEVPKQNGKYETGQARLYDRDVASAAPEKAENPAGHGSKEVKGKTHTYYQVLIDARDCPHISQRSQTEAVTFLANHDDSRALYAIPGLDYVSHEDILPYTSTDQVPIQHELFERFLLYDQTKAPPFVARETLRAWQEKNHPWLELSDVHRETTENIRVTVIPFYMGMREAQNSHVYWWRYCIRLENLDSDVVQLRERHWRIFSLSGTLETVRGRGVVGREPVLSKEQPAFQYSSHVSLQASSGHMWGTFRFERPDGSHFDVRIPPFSLESNKDEKTPPSGLHW, encoded by the exons ATGGCAGCCTGTACAGCCCGGCGGGCCCTGGCCGTGGGCAGCCGCTGGTGGTCCCGGTCGCTGACTGGGGCCCGGTGGCCAAGGCCGCTCTGTGCGGCGGCCGGAGCTGGAGCCTTCTCGCCAGCGTCGACCACGACGACGCGGAGGCACCTCTCGTCCCG AAACCGACCAGAGGGCAAAGTGTTGGAGACAGTTGGTGTGTTTGAGGTGCCAAAACAGAATGGAAAATATGAGACCGGGCAG GCCAGACTGTATGACCGGGATGTGGCTTCTGCAGCTCCAGAAAA AGCAGAGAACCCTGCTGGCCATGGCtccaaggaggtgaaaggcaaAACTCACACTTACTATCAGGTGCTGATTGATGCTCGTGACTGCCCACATATA TCTCAGAGATCTCAGACAGAAGCTGTGACCTTCTTGGCTAACCATGATGACAGTCGGGCCCTCTATGCCATCCCAG GCTTGGACTATGTCAGCCATGAAGACATCCTCCCCTACACCTCCACTGATCAGGTTCCCATCCAACATGAACTCTTTGAAAGATTTCTTCTGTATGACCAGACAAAAG CACCTCCTTTTGTGGCTCGGGAGACGCTAAGGGCCTGGCAAGAGAAGAATCACCCCTGGCTGGAGCTCTCCGATGTTCATCGGGAAACAACTGAGAACATACGTGTCACTGTCATCCCCTTCTACATGGGCATGAGG GAagcccagaattcccacgtgtacTGG TGGCGCTACTGTATCCGTTTGGAGAACCTTGACAGTGATGTGGTACAGCTCCGGGAGCGGCACTGGAGGATATTCAGTCTCTCTGGCACCTTGGAGACAGTGCGAGGCCGAGGGGTAGTGGGCAGG GAACCAGTGTTATCCAAGGAGCAGCCTGCGTTCCAGTATAGCAGCCACGTCTCGCTGCAGGCTTCCAGTGGGCACATGTG GGGCACGTTCCGCTTTGAAAGACCTGATGGCTCCCACTTTGATGTTCGgattcctcccttctccctggaAAGCAATAAAGATGAGAAGACACCACCCTCAGGCCTTCACTGGTAG